Genomic segment of Salvia splendens isolate huo1 chromosome 12, SspV2, whole genome shotgun sequence:
TGGgttctattttaatttcttgtatCCTTTATAGGTGCTATATGAATCTACCGTGCAATTTTTTATGAAGGATGGTGAATGGCATGAGAATGGCGTGATTTTGAGAGAACGAAAGAGGACCCCTTTTGATTGTGAGAGAAGTGAAAATGCCAATTGGCCAAATACACTTCAGCGTTTCGTTAGTGCATTAGAACACTCTTgggatataataaaataaaatttagtcaTTTGCATAATATTAATAGAAGAGTCAACAAAATGGAGCTTATACATAACTAAACCCCAAAAATCTAAACCCCAAAAATCACCTTatagtaaaataatactatgatgTTCCGACAGAGACAAGTCATCTAATTTATTTAATGGAATCATATAAAAAATAGAACGCCAAACATCACTCGGATATTAATTAAACAACCATAGCTTTACACATGCACCaaatttattgaaaaattacataagaaTTGTTGCAGCAGGTGGTGCAGACACCGGACCAACAGCTGTACGTCCGGAAACTTATGGGGTACAAATTTGTGATCGAATATAAGCGTGGGATCACAAATAAGGCGGCAGACGCATTGTCCCGCCAGTATGACCCGCTGGGGGAGCAGTCCGAAGGACCCCCGACGGAGACCCCGCCCAGCGCAGCCGCGACGCTGATCGCTGACGACCAGCTACTGGTCACTCTCGCCAAGCCCGTGCTGGATGTAATGCGCGTGCTGCAGGAGGAGACCGCATCACTTCCCGACCTGGTCGAACTAACGGCGAAGATTAAGGCGGGTGACGCCCCCTCGCATTTATCATGGGCAGATGGCCTCATCTATTATCATCGCAGGGTGCTCGTGAGTGCGGAGTCCACGACGAGAAGGTTGTTACTGCGGGAGCACCACTGCTCGCCGGCGGCAGGCCATCCTGGCCACGAGAGAACTTTCCGTCTTTTGGCGGCGGGGTTTTATTGGCCAAAGATGCGTAAAGAGGTGGTGGCCTTTGTAAATGAATGTGTGGTGTGCCAAACGACGAAGTACTCGACGCGCAAGCCGGCAGGGTTATTGCAGCCGCTTCCGGTCCCATCGCAGGTTTGGGAGGATGTCTCGATGGATTTCATCACCGGCCTTCCACAATCCCGGGGATATACGGTCgtcatggtggtggtggataggcTCTCTAAGTACGCTCATTTTGCTCCCCTTCCCACAAAATTCGATGCTCTCCGCGTGGCTCAGCTATTTGTGAATACAGTGGTGCGACACCATGGGTTCCCTAAGACCTTGGTTTCGGATAGGGATTCGGTGTTCCTTAATGCGACCTGGGAGGAAATGATGCGGTTAAGTGGAACCAAACTCCAATTCTCTACGGCCTACCATCCGCAATCAGACGGACAGACGGAAGTCCGAAATCGAGGTTTGGAACAGTATTTGCGGGCATTTGTATCCGACAAGCCCTCAAAGTGGACGAATTTTCTACCATGGGCGGAGTTAGCTCTTAATTGTTTTCACCATTCTGCGTTGGGCACGTCGCCTTATCGCGCCTTGTATGGGCGTGAGCCACCGTCCCTGGTTGCATCCCCGCCATCGGCAAAGACACCACCCAACGTGGCGGATATTATCAAACAACGAGGTGAGTTGTTGGTCACCCTTCGCCGCAACCTCATGCGCGCACAACAGAGGATGGCAGTTGTGGCAAATCGCCACCGACGCCATGCGGAATTCGAAGTAGGTGATGTGGTTTGGCTTAAGCTGCAGCCCTACCGTCAACACTCGGTTGCCAAGCCTCTATCGGCTAAGCTAGCTCCAAGATTCTATGGGCCATTCGAGGTGTTGGAGAGAGTTGGTCCCGTGGCGTACAAATTGCGCCTTCCCGAGGGTAGTAGGATCCACAACGTGTTTCACGTAAGTTTGTTGCGCGAGTTTGTGGCAGGGGACGGCGATGTTGACGGGGTAAAGCTCCCACCAGAATTTGTTGGGAATAGGCCGGTGGCACGGCCAGTAGCGCTGCTGGAAGAACGCGTTAGTTGGCGCGAGGGCCGACCAGAGAAGCAATGCCTGGTGCAGTGGGACGATGATGCGTCCACGCCAACGTGGGAGCCGATTGAGGCGATTGGTAGGCAGTTCCCGGAGGTTCGCCTTGTGGACAAGGCGATTTTTAACGGAGGGGGGGTTGATACGAGAACCCCGACACCAGACGCAACAACAGAGGAGCGTGCCAagctggagcatgccgagctggagcctGCCGAGCTGGAGCGTAccgagctggagcatgccgagctggaggccacaacagccgagcagcacgacgcagcgcGTCcggagccgagcagcacgacgcagccgagcagcacgacgcaatGCGTGAATGACCGAAGTGAAGAGTTGACTGTGACGAAGAGATCCTTGAGACCAAGAGACAAGCTCAAGGCGCCGAACAAGTTCAAGAGTTAGCCGAttctttttgtttcctttttatttctttccttttatgttttagtatttttgaaacattaatttacttactgttgagtcgggcctgatttataagccccgttcgggttttctttgcggttctttcccggatgaattaggttacgtcgaaccgccctagggtttctagtataaaatagggtatttcatcaacacattatttttatgaatgaaatattttccctaaacctaTCTTGTGAAACAAGCAATTATCTTTACGTTTCTTGTTGCTTTGTGGAAAACGTCCACCAAATCAGCAAGGTTTTCGGTCAGTTTCCGCGAGCTTGTCGTGGAAATTGCTCGTGGTTCCGTCGAGAAGGAAGATCACGGAGCCGttgcggagaacgtccgtaacagtaacaattaatatttttttttagagTAGACTTTGGACCAACAAAGACCTATAAATATCTTCATATCCTTCAAACCAAACACCAAACCATCGATTCTCTCTAAATATTAAGTATTCCTTCGAAAAGCAAAAAACATGGTTGGCCTAATTACAACCGTTGCAACTCTCATTCTTCCTCTTataatcttcttcttctccttcaataaatggaaaaattccaaaaatagaaagtcGACGAAATTGCTGCCACCTGGCCCTAAAAAACTTCCTATAATCGGAAACCTGCACCAAATGAGCGATCCTCCCTTCCGCTGCTTCAAAGATCTATCGGACGAGCACGGCCCCTTGATGCACCTCAAGCTCGGGGAGTCCAACGCCATCGTTGTCTCGTCTCCAGAGATGGCGAAAAAGATGCTAAAAGATCTCGACCCGGGCTTCGCGGAGCGGCCTCAGAGCGTGGCGAGCAAGATCATGTGGTACGACCGCACCGACCTCGGCTTCAGCCCCTGCGGCGGTTACTGGCGCCAGATGAGGAAGCTCTGCATCAATGAACTCTTCAGCCCCAAAATGGTGCGTTTGTTCCAATCGATTCGAGAAGACGAGTCAGCTCGCTTGGTCAACTCGTTGCGCGAATCTTCTGGAAGCGCTGTTAATATCACTGAGAAGTTGTTTGCAATGGCGAGCTCTGTCACTTGCCGGGCTGCCTTTGGCGCTGCGTGCAAGGATAGCGAGATGCTGCTGAAGACGATGGCGGATTCGCTCAAGATGGTCGGAGGCTTTGAGATCGTGGATCTGTTCCCGTCTTCTAGAATCGCCGGCGTGATGAGCTGGAGGAAGCTGTGGCTGATGAGGGTGATGCGACGCAGGCTCGATGCGATTTTGGATGATGTCATCGCTCGCCATAGAAGTAACCGGGCGGAATCCGGTGGCCGGAGATTGGGGAATTCGGAGTTTGGGAGTGAGGATTTGGTTGATGTGTTTCTTAGGGCTAAGGAAGA
This window contains:
- the LOC121759080 gene encoding premnaspirodiene oxygenase-like — protein: MSDPPFRCFKDLSDEHGPLMHLKLGESNAIVVSSPEMAKKMLKDLDPGFAERPQSVASKIMWYDRTDLGFSPCGGYWRQMRKLCINELFSPKMVRLFQSIREDESARLVNSLRESSGSAVNITEKLFAMASSVTCRAAFGAACKDSEMLLKTMADSLKMVGGFEIVDLFPSSRIAGVMSWRKLWLMRVMRRRLDAILDDVIARHRSNRAESGGRRLGNSEFGSEDLVDVFLRAKEEGQLQYPIDDNNIKAVLFDMFTAGTDTSASTVDWTLVELLRHPRVMAKVQAEVRQAMKGNNEESTDMKYLKLVIKETLRLHPPAPMLPRACIDEHVIDGYTIPAGSMVMVNIWAMQRDPRYWKDPETFEPERFENEELSFLGSDFKYMPFGIGRRICPGTTFGLAAVESPLAQLLYHFDWNLPEGVKAEDFDMIENIGNTASRIQNLHVVATPYEKQ